The proteins below come from a single Sphingomonas carotinifaciens genomic window:
- a CDS encoding glycoside hydrolase family 3 N-terminal domain-containing protein, with translation MASRRDLLRWSVSASALAFLPAAARPATPLYKDARAPVDLRVRDLMGRMTLDEKVAQLITLSTSKRDVMNEARAFDPGRADAAYPHGIGQIARPSDRGGAATANNTGTDVTGRWRAPADTIAFVNAAQGWAVERSRLGIPILFHEEALHGYMAPEATSFPQAIALAGSFDRDLVERVNAVIAREVRAHGTVLALSPVVDIARDPRWGRIEETFGEDAYLCGEMGVAAVMGLQGPGRTLAPGKVFATLKHMTGHGQPESGENVAPAPIAERELRERFFPPFRKVVKRTGIGAVMPSYNEIDGVPSHANRWLLTQVLRGEWGFDGAIVSDYAAIPELASFHHVAADMDGAARLALAAGVDSDLPDGQAFRSLADQVRAGKVSLAAVDAACRRMLTLKFRAGLFEGATVDPRAAARLTANDEARALAREAAEKSIALLVNDGTLPLTPGGHRRVAVIGPNAAVARLGGYSSIPKSPVSLLDGVRQRLAGRAEVVHAQGVFITQSEDRSANEVLLADPAKNRQLIAEAVAVANTADIVLLAIGDTEQTSREGYAKNHLGDRTDLDLLGEQNALFLALKATGKPVVVLAINGRPPSWPTVTGGANAVLECWYMGQEGGHAMAAALFGDVNPGAKLPVTVARHVGQLPVFYDAKPSARRGYLFDTTDPLFPFGFGLSYTTFRLSPPRLSATRIGVAASVEVEVDVTNTGTRAGDEVVQLYVHDLVASVTQPIKALKGFQRVSLKPGERRTVRFTLGPDAFALWNLDMEEVVEPGQFHIMTGANSRDLQSVTLDIA, from the coding sequence ATGGCAAGCCGCCGCGATCTGCTGCGCTGGTCGGTGTCGGCCTCCGCGCTCGCCTTCCTGCCTGCCGCCGCCCGCCCGGCCACGCCGCTCTACAAGGATGCACGCGCGCCCGTGGACCTGCGCGTCCGCGACCTGATGGGCCGGATGACACTGGACGAGAAGGTGGCGCAACTCATCACCCTTTCCACCTCGAAGCGTGACGTGATGAACGAGGCGCGCGCCTTCGATCCGGGCAGGGCGGACGCCGCCTATCCCCACGGCATCGGCCAGATCGCGCGGCCGTCCGACCGGGGCGGTGCGGCGACCGCCAACAACACCGGCACCGACGTCACCGGCCGCTGGCGCGCACCGGCCGACACGATCGCCTTCGTCAACGCGGCGCAAGGCTGGGCAGTGGAGCGCAGCCGCCTCGGCATCCCGATCCTGTTCCATGAGGAAGCGCTGCACGGCTACATGGCGCCCGAGGCGACTAGCTTTCCGCAGGCGATCGCACTCGCTGGCAGCTTTGACCGTGATCTGGTCGAGCGCGTCAATGCGGTGATCGCGCGCGAGGTGCGGGCGCACGGCACCGTGCTGGCCCTGTCGCCCGTCGTCGATATCGCCCGCGACCCGCGCTGGGGCCGGATCGAGGAGACGTTCGGCGAGGACGCCTATCTGTGTGGCGAGATGGGCGTGGCCGCGGTTATGGGCCTGCAGGGGCCGGGCAGGACGCTGGCACCGGGCAAGGTCTTCGCTACGCTCAAGCACATGACCGGCCACGGCCAGCCGGAAAGCGGCGAGAATGTCGCGCCCGCCCCGATCGCCGAGCGGGAGCTTCGCGAACGCTTCTTTCCGCCTTTCCGCAAGGTGGTGAAGCGGACCGGCATCGGCGCGGTCATGCCCTCCTATAACGAGATCGACGGCGTCCCCAGCCACGCGAACCGCTGGCTGCTGACGCAGGTGTTGCGCGGCGAATGGGGCTTCGACGGCGCGATCGTCAGCGATTATGCCGCCATCCCCGAACTCGCCAGCTTCCACCACGTCGCCGCCGACATGGACGGTGCCGCCCGCCTGGCGCTCGCCGCCGGCGTCGATAGCGACCTGCCCGACGGGCAGGCCTTCCGCTCGCTTGCCGATCAGGTGCGCGCCGGCAAGGTTTCGCTCGCCGCGGTCGATGCCGCATGCCGCCGCATGCTGACGCTGAAGTTCCGCGCCGGGCTGTTCGAGGGTGCCACCGTCGATCCCCGCGCCGCCGCCCGCCTGACCGCGAATGACGAGGCGAGGGCGCTTGCCCGCGAGGCCGCGGAAAAGTCGATCGCGCTGCTCGTCAACGACGGCACCCTGCCGCTGACGCCGGGCGGGCACAGGCGCGTGGCGGTGATCGGCCCCAATGCCGCGGTCGCACGGCTGGGCGGCTATTCGTCCATCCCGAAATCGCCGGTTTCGCTGCTCGACGGCGTCCGCCAGCGTCTCGCCGGCCGTGCCGAGGTCGTCCATGCGCAGGGCGTCTTCATCACGCAGAGCGAGGATCGCTCCGCCAACGAGGTGCTGCTCGCCGATCCCGCGAAGAACCGCCAGCTTATCGCCGAGGCGGTGGCGGTGGCGAACACCGCCGATATCGTCCTGCTCGCCATCGGCGACACCGAACAGACCAGCCGCGAGGGCTATGCGAAGAACCATCTCGGCGACCGCACCGACCTCGACCTGCTCGGCGAACAGAACGCGCTGTTTCTCGCGCTCAAGGCGACCGGAAAGCCCGTCGTGGTGCTCGCGATCAACGGTCGTCCGCCGTCGTGGCCGACCGTGACGGGGGGCGCCAATGCCGTGCTGGAATGCTGGTATATGGGGCAGGAGGGGGGCCATGCGATGGCCGCCGCGCTGTTCGGCGACGTCAATCCGGGCGCCAAGCTGCCCGTCACCGTCGCGCGCCATGTCGGGCAGTTGCCGGTCTTCTACGACGCAAAGCCATCGGCGCGGCGCGGCTATCTGTTCGACACCACCGATCCGCTGTTCCCGTTCGGCTTCGGCCTCAGCTACACGACCTTTCGGCTTTCCCCGCCGCGCCTGTCCGCCACCCGCATCGGTGTCGCGGCCAGCGTCGAGGTCGAGGTGGACGTGACCAACACCGGCACGCGGGCGGGGGACGAGGTCGTCCAGCTCTACGTCCATGATCTGGTCGCCAGCGTCACCCAGCCGATCAAGGCGCTGAAGGGTTTCCAGCGCGTCTCGCTCAAGCCCGGCGAGCGGCGCACCGTGCGCTTCACCCTCGGCCCCGACGCCTTCGCGCTGTGGAACCTCGACATGGAGGAGGTGGTCGAACCCGGCCAGTTCCACATCATGACCGGCGCCAACAGCCGCGATCTCCAGTCCGTTACCCTAGACATCGCCTGA
- a CDS encoding FAD/NAD(P)-binding protein, whose product MAQSDLLLAADADHVVIVGAGFSGTLLAINLLRHQGPRVTLVERRPEQLARGVAYSAAHPDHLLNVRAERMSALPDESGHFVEWLAREGKGDRHSFVPRRIYGAYLRAMLDAATAQAGGRLRLVTGEVCAIDRPGSGVTLAMADGTRIAADVAVLALGNLPPHTPPGIDPAVPGYCPDPWSADIAQGLADDDRVILVGTGLTAIDAALLLDARGFRGEILALSRRGLAPRRHAEGAHVPGLRDRPQGRPSALVATVRARAGEIGWRGAVDELRPVTQMLWGATDDADRRRFLRHLRPYWDVHRHRLAPQVADRIDALVDSGRLRFVAGKSVATEAAPSGLTLHWRPRGTDWVERTPAARLVNCTGPQGDLLRSDEPLIRHLLVEGAIRPDPLRLGLEVDRQSRAIDAGGEAQDRLYCIGPMTRGGLWEAVAVPDLRQQVWDLARRLSHAQWVGGEGL is encoded by the coding sequence ATGGCCCAATCCGACCTGCTTCTCGCCGCCGATGCCGATCATGTCGTGATCGTCGGCGCCGGTTTTTCGGGCACCCTGCTCGCGATCAACCTGCTCCGGCATCAGGGGCCGCGCGTGACCCTGGTCGAACGGCGGCCCGAGCAACTGGCGCGCGGCGTCGCCTATAGCGCGGCGCATCCCGATCACCTGCTCAACGTCCGCGCCGAGCGGATGAGCGCCTTGCCCGACGAATCCGGCCATTTCGTCGAATGGCTGGCGCGCGAAGGCAAGGGGGATCGCCACAGCTTCGTGCCCAGGCGCATCTACGGCGCCTATCTGCGCGCCATGCTGGATGCCGCCACCGCACAGGCGGGCGGGCGGCTGCGACTGGTGACGGGCGAGGTCTGCGCGATCGACCGCCCCGGCTCCGGCGTCACGCTGGCCATGGCCGATGGTACGAGGATCGCCGCCGACGTCGCGGTGCTGGCGCTGGGCAACCTGCCGCCGCACACCCCGCCCGGCATCGACCCGGCGGTCCCCGGCTATTGCCCCGATCCGTGGAGCGCGGACATCGCGCAAGGGCTGGCGGACGACGACCGCGTCATTCTGGTCGGCACCGGCCTGACCGCGATCGATGCCGCGCTTCTGCTCGATGCGCGGGGGTTTCGCGGCGAGATCCTAGCGCTGTCCCGCCGCGGCCTTGCCCCGCGCCGCCATGCCGAGGGCGCCCATGTCCCCGGCCTGCGCGACCGGCCGCAGGGGCGTCCCTCCGCGCTGGTCGCCACCGTCCGCGCGCGCGCGGGCGAGATCGGCTGGCGCGGTGCGGTGGACGAGCTGCGCCCGGTGACGCAGATGCTGTGGGGCGCGACCGACGATGCCGATCGTCGCCGCTTCCTCCGCCACCTGCGCCCTTATTGGGACGTCCATCGCCACCGCCTCGCGCCGCAGGTGGCCGACCGGATCGACGCGCTCGTGGACAGTGGGCGCTTGCGGTTCGTTGCGGGCAAGTCGGTCGCGACCGAGGCCGCGCCGTCCGGCCTGACGCTGCACTGGCGCCCGCGCGGGACGGACTGGGTGGAGCGCACGCCCGCCGCGCGCCTCGTCAACTGTACCGGGCCGCAGGGCGACCTGCTGCGCTCGGACGAGCCGCTGATCCGTCATCTGCTGGTTGAGGGCGCGATTCGTCCCGACCCCTTGCGCCTGGGTCTGGAGGTCGATCGCCAGTCGCGCGCGATCGATGCCGGCGGTGAGGCGCAGGACCGGCTTTACTGCATCGGCCCGATGACGCGGGGTGGGTTGTGGGAGGCGGTTGCGGTTCCCGATCTGCGCCAACAGGTCTGGGACCTCGCACGGCGGCTGTCCCATGCGCAGTGGGTGGGGGGCGAGGGGCTTTAG
- a CDS encoding alpha-glucuronidase family glycosyl hydrolase, whose product MMRWKALISAALASASLPAVAMAEDGYALWMRYQPQAAIPGEVVRQPVSIVVPNATPTLTRAAEELRRGLSGYAAGPVATAPAVRAGSVMLAVAGDPAVASLHLPTRSLTDEGYLVRSVTIGGAPVTLVTGNSDRGVLYGAFALLRHLGTGGTLAKVDLTSTPKVKLRVLNHWDNLDGSVERGYAGQSIWDWWNLPDLKDPRYTDYARANASIGINGTVLNNVNAKADSLTAPYIAKAAALADIFRPWGIKVYLSARFSAPIEIGGLKTADPLDPQVAAWWKAKADEIYRAIPDFGGFLVKANSEGQPGPRDYHRSHADGANMLAAAVAPHKGIVMWRAFVYADTDPDDRAKQAYTEFKPLDGTFADNVLVQVKNGAIDFQPREPFHPLFGAMPKTPLVMEFQITKEYLGFASHLAYLGPLFQEVLDAPTGVKRGQTVADVVDGSAEGHRLTGMAGVANIGRDRDWTGSPFNQANWYVFGRMAWDPEADADTIAREWAAQTFTPDPAVVDPVVAMMMGSREAVVDYMTPLGLAHLMATGHHYGPGPWVSDLARPEWNPAYYHRADKQGIGFDRTRSGSNAVAQYAPPVAKRFADVGTVPERDLLWFHHVGWDRRMASGRTLWEEMVRHYDAGVGYVAGMRQQWDALRPRIDAERWEKTATLLAIQEREARWWRDASLAYWMSVNGRALPAGVRAPEHDLAWYKAQNFPRAPGHTG is encoded by the coding sequence ATGATGCGATGGAAAGCCCTGATTTCTGCGGCTCTGGCGAGCGCGTCCCTGCCTGCGGTCGCCATGGCCGAGGATGGATATGCGCTCTGGATGCGCTATCAGCCGCAAGCGGCCATACCGGGCGAAGTGGTCAGGCAACCGGTATCGATCGTCGTCCCGAACGCTACGCCCACCCTGACCCGCGCGGCGGAGGAATTACGACGCGGGCTGTCCGGCTATGCCGCCGGGCCGGTGGCGACGGCGCCGGCCGTGCGCGCCGGATCGGTGATGCTGGCGGTCGCCGGCGACCCGGCGGTGGCGAGCCTGCACCTCCCGACACGGTCGCTGACGGACGAAGGCTATCTGGTGCGATCGGTCACGATCGGCGGGGCGCCGGTGACGCTGGTGACGGGCAATAGCGACCGGGGCGTACTCTACGGCGCCTTTGCGCTGCTCCGCCATCTGGGCACCGGCGGCACGCTGGCCAAGGTCGACCTGACCTCCACCCCCAAGGTGAAGCTGCGCGTGCTGAACCATTGGGACAATCTGGATGGCTCGGTGGAGCGTGGCTATGCCGGCCAGTCCATCTGGGACTGGTGGAACCTGCCCGACCTGAAGGACCCGCGCTACACCGACTATGCCCGCGCCAACGCGTCGATCGGGATCAACGGCACCGTCCTGAACAACGTCAACGCCAAGGCGGACAGCCTGACCGCGCCCTATATCGCCAAGGCGGCGGCGCTGGCGGACATATTCCGTCCCTGGGGGATCAAGGTCTACCTTTCGGCCCGCTTCTCCGCCCCGATCGAGATCGGCGGGCTGAAGACCGCCGACCCGCTCGACCCGCAGGTCGCGGCATGGTGGAAGGCGAAGGCGGACGAGATCTACCGCGCCATTCCCGATTTCGGCGGCTTTCTGGTCAAGGCCAATAGCGAGGGCCAGCCGGGCCCGCGCGATTACCATCGCAGCCATGCCGACGGCGCGAACATGCTGGCCGCCGCGGTCGCCCCGCACAAGGGCATCGTGATGTGGCGCGCCTTCGTCTATGCCGACACCGATCCCGACGACCGGGCGAAACAGGCCTATACCGAGTTCAAGCCGCTGGACGGCACGTTCGCGGACAATGTGCTGGTGCAGGTGAAGAACGGCGCGATCGACTTCCAGCCGCGCGAACCCTTCCACCCGCTGTTCGGCGCGATGCCGAAGACGCCGCTGGTGATGGAATTCCAGATCACCAAGGAATATCTCGGCTTCGCCTCCCACCTCGCCTATCTCGGGCCGTTGTTCCAGGAGGTGCTGGACGCGCCCACCGGTGTGAAGCGCGGTCAGACGGTGGCCGATGTCGTCGACGGATCGGCGGAAGGGCACCGGCTGACGGGCATGGCGGGGGTCGCCAATATCGGGCGCGACCGCGACTGGACGGGATCGCCGTTCAACCAGGCCAACTGGTATGTCTTCGGCCGCATGGCGTGGGACCCGGAGGCGGATGCCGACACGATCGCGCGCGAATGGGCGGCGCAGACCTTCACGCCCGATCCGGCGGTGGTCGATCCCGTGGTCGCGATGATGATGGGATCGCGCGAGGCGGTGGTGGATTACATGACGCCGCTGGGCCTGGCCCATCTGATGGCGACGGGGCACCATTACGGGCCGGGGCCGTGGGTGTCGGACCTTGCCCGGCCGGAATGGAACCCGGCTTACTATCACCGGGCGGACAAGCAGGGCATCGGCTTCGACCGGACCAGAAGCGGCAGCAACGCGGTCGCGCAATATGCGCCGCCGGTGGCCAAGCGCTTCGCCGATGTCGGCACCGTGCCGGAGCGCGACCTGTTGTGGTTCCACCATGTCGGCTGGGACCGGCGCATGGCATCGGGCCGGACCTTGTGGGAGGAGATGGTGCGGCATTACGATGCCGGCGTCGGCTATGTCGCGGGGATGCGGCAACAATGGGATGCGCTGCGCCCGCGGATCGATGCCGAGCGGTGGGAGAAGACTGCAACGCTGCTGGCGATACAGGAGCGGGAAGCCCGATGGTGGCGCGATGCCAGCCTTGCCTATTGGATGTCGGTGAACGGCCGCGCGTTGCCGGCCGGCGTCAGGGCGCCCGAGCATGATCTGGCCTGGTACAAGGCACAGAACTTTCCGCGGGCGCCGGGGCATACGGGGTAG
- a CDS encoding PepSY-associated TM helix domain-containing protein: MTRRTVRAWYLAHKWTSLICTLFLLMLCLTGLPLIFHEEIDRWTGHAPPLVGPASSGEGGGLLRLDTVMARALATRPGAVPLYMAFDNASPMVTVTTGPRPGAAVEQMTLRFFDRMTGREVGQEAGGGVMDFLLQLHRDMFLGLPGMFFLGAMGLLFVVAIVSGVVLYAPFMRKLDFGTLRTSRSRRIKWLDYHNLLGIVALAWMTVVGATGVINALASPIIDLWRVGALAEMTQAYAGRAALPPSRYGSLDRAMAAARLAAPGSAPQFIAFPGTPYSSRHHYAVFLQGTTPLTERLLIPALVDAETGRLTDSRPLPWYVKMLLLSQPLHFGDYGGLPLKILWAVLTGFTVVVLGSGVYLWLGRRRAPLEARVREVETGGIVAAPVVVA, translated from the coding sequence ATGACCCGGCGGACGGTGCGTGCATGGTATCTGGCCCATAAATGGACCAGCCTGATCTGCACGCTGTTCCTGTTGATGCTGTGCCTGACCGGCCTACCGCTGATCTTTCATGAGGAAATCGATCGCTGGACCGGTCATGCCCCGCCGCTGGTCGGTCCGGCCTCGTCCGGGGAGGGGGGCGGACTGTTGCGGCTGGATACCGTCATGGCGCGCGCGCTCGCCACCCGTCCCGGTGCGGTGCCGCTCTACATGGCATTCGACAATGCCTCGCCGATGGTCACCGTCACCACCGGGCCGCGGCCCGGCGCGGCGGTGGAACAGATGACGCTGCGGTTCTTCGATCGCATGACGGGTCGCGAGGTCGGCCAGGAGGCCGGCGGCGGCGTGATGGACTTTCTGCTGCAACTGCACCGCGACATGTTCCTAGGGTTGCCGGGCATGTTCTTCCTGGGCGCGATGGGGCTGTTGTTCGTCGTCGCGATCGTATCGGGCGTGGTTCTTTATGCGCCGTTCATGCGCAAGCTCGACTTCGGCACGCTGCGCACCAGCCGCAGCCGGCGGATCAAGTGGCTCGACTATCACAACCTGCTCGGCATCGTCGCACTCGCCTGGATGACCGTGGTCGGCGCGACCGGCGTCATCAACGCGCTGGCCAGCCCGATCATCGACCTGTGGCGGGTCGGCGCGCTGGCGGAGATGACGCAGGCCTATGCGGGGCGTGCCGCGCTGCCGCCGTCGCGCTACGGCTCGCTCGACCGCGCGATGGCGGCGGCGCGGCTTGCGGCGCCCGGCAGCGCACCGCAGTTCATCGCCTTTCCCGGCACCCCCTATAGCAGCCGGCACCATTATGCGGTGTTCCTGCAGGGCACCACGCCGCTGACCGAGCGGCTGCTGATCCCGGCGCTGGTCGATGCGGAGACGGGCCGCCTGACCGACAGTCGCCCGCTGCCCTGGTATGTGAAGATGCTGCTGCTGTCGCAGCCGCTCCATTTCGGCGATTATGGTGGCCTGCCGCTCAAGATTCTGTGGGCGGTGCTGACCGGCTTCACGGTCGTCGTGCTCGGCTCTGGCGTATATCTCTGGCTCGGCCGCCGCCGCGCGCCGCTGGAGGCGCGGGTACGCGAGGTCGAGACGGGCGGCATCGTCGCGGCGCCCGTGGTGGTGGCATGA
- a CDS encoding TonB-dependent receptor, translating to MNVSTRRLAVLLAGAAVLHAIPATAQDRAGDDEILVTAQGQNATQVVSAGSVGVLGDKRGEDVPFSIRSYNEALILNQQPQTLGQVLENDPTIRTTYGFGNAAEQFVIRGFTLYGDDVGLNGLYGITPRQLIAPELYQEVQVLNGATAFLNGAAPGGTGIGGSVNLIAKRAGDAPLTRITGNYTSDSHFGGSFDVSRRFGDDGAWGVRINGAGRSGDVAIEDEFRSSYVIGGAIDYRGAAVRLSADLGYQRVRIRGLRPKVTIGAGAAIPAVPDADANYAQPWTYSTLRDVFGTARVEWDVAENAMLYAQAGARDGSERGLYSGLTINDAATGAATGTALFVPLTANNEAAQGGLRVKLAGAGISHEINVGGSHIWQVNRNAYDFLYGPGYVGFATNLYDTPVATIPSSTLVGGNLDDPFPVSRTRLGSVFASDTLGFFEDRLLVTAGLRLQTIAVKSYAITNGALATRYDEDAITPVVGIVFKPTPTLSVYANRIEGLQQGPIASTTDTTLINPGEIFTPFKSVQYEVGAKFAIGAINASLAAFTTDLPSAYAIPDPQGTGFNRFGVFGKQRNRGLEFTLGGELTRGLRLISGVSVLDTELRDQALVANEGNTAPGVPEWLANANVEWDLSFVPGLTLTGRVVHTGEQQVNAANTLSIGDWTRLDLGARYVAVIGEMPLTFRFAVDNVANRRYWASAFDTSSQALLQGAPRTFKLSASIDL from the coding sequence ATGAACGTTTCCACCCGCCGCCTGGCCGTGCTGCTGGCCGGCGCCGCTGTTCTCCACGCCATCCCCGCCACAGCGCAGGACCGCGCCGGTGACGATGAAATCCTGGTGACCGCGCAGGGGCAGAATGCGACGCAGGTCGTGTCCGCCGGCTCGGTCGGCGTGCTGGGCGACAAGCGCGGCGAGGACGTGCCGTTCAGCATCCGCAGCTATAACGAGGCCCTGATCCTCAACCAGCAGCCCCAGACGCTGGGACAGGTGCTGGAAAATGACCCGACGATCCGCACCACCTATGGCTTTGGCAATGCCGCCGAACAGTTCGTCATCCGCGGCTTCACGCTCTATGGCGACGATGTCGGGCTGAACGGGCTGTACGGCATCACGCCGCGCCAGCTGATCGCGCCCGAACTCTATCAGGAGGTGCAGGTGCTGAACGGCGCCACCGCTTTCTTGAACGGGGCGGCGCCCGGCGGCACCGGCATCGGCGGCAGCGTCAACCTGATCGCCAAGCGCGCCGGGGATGCGCCGCTGACCCGCATCACGGGCAACTACACCTCCGACAGCCATTTCGGCGGCAGCTTCGACGTGTCGCGCCGCTTCGGCGATGACGGCGCCTGGGGGGTGCGGATCAACGGTGCGGGGCGCAGCGGCGACGTCGCGATCGAGGACGAGTTCCGCAGCAGCTACGTCATCGGCGGCGCGATCGACTACCGGGGCGCGGCGGTGCGCCTGTCCGCCGACCTCGGCTATCAGCGGGTCAGGATCCGCGGCCTGCGTCCGAAGGTCACGATCGGTGCCGGTGCGGCGATCCCGGCGGTGCCCGACGCCGATGCCAATTACGCGCAACCCTGGACCTATTCGACGCTGCGCGACGTGTTCGGCACGGCGCGGGTCGAATGGGATGTCGCGGAAAATGCGATGCTCTACGCACAGGCGGGCGCGCGCGACGGGTCGGAGCGGGGGCTGTATAGCGGTCTGACCATCAACGACGCCGCGACCGGCGCGGCCACCGGCACCGCGCTGTTCGTGCCGCTGACCGCGAACAACGAGGCGGCGCAGGGCGGACTGCGTGTCAAGCTGGCCGGCGCCGGGATCAGCCACGAGATCAATGTCGGCGGCAGCCATATCTGGCAGGTCAATCGCAACGCCTACGACTTCCTCTACGGCCCCGGCTATGTCGGATTTGCCACCAACCTGTACGACACGCCGGTCGCCACCATCCCGAGCTCGACACTGGTCGGCGGCAATCTCGACGATCCCTTCCCGGTCAGCCGCACCCGGCTGGGCAGCGTCTTCGCCTCCGACACGCTGGGCTTCTTCGAGGATCGGCTGCTGGTGACCGCGGGCTTGCGCCTCCAGACGATCGCGGTGAAGAGCTATGCGATCACGAACGGCGCACTTGCCACCCGCTATGACGAGGATGCGATCACCCCCGTGGTCGGCATCGTCTTCAAGCCGACGCCGACCCTGTCGGTCTACGCCAACCGGATCGAGGGGTTGCAGCAGGGGCCGATCGCGTCGACCACCGATACGACGCTGATCAACCCCGGCGAGATCTTCACGCCGTTCAAGTCGGTGCAGTATGAGGTCGGCGCCAAGTTCGCGATCGGTGCGATCAACGCCAGCCTTGCCGCCTTCACCACCGATCTGCCCAGCGCCTATGCGATCCCCGATCCGCAAGGGACCGGGTTCAACCGCTTCGGCGTGTTCGGCAAGCAGCGCAATCGCGGGCTGGAATTCACGCTGGGCGGAGAGCTGACCCGCGGGCTGCGGCTGATCTCGGGCGTCTCGGTGCTGGATACCGAACTGCGCGACCAGGCGCTGGTCGCCAACGAGGGTAATACCGCCCCCGGCGTGCCCGAATGGCTGGCCAACGCCAATGTCGAATGGGACCTGTCCTTCGTCCCCGGCCTGACGCTGACCGGCCGTGTCGTGCACACCGGCGAGCAGCAGGTGAATGCGGCCAACACGCTTTCGATCGGGGACTGGACCCGGCTCGACCTGGGCGCGCGCTATGTCGCGGTGATCGGCGAGATGCCGCTGACCTTCCGCTTCGCCGTCGATAACGTGGCCAACCGCCGTTATTGGGCGTCCGCCTTCGATACGTCGTCGCAGGCGCTGTTGCAGGGCGCCCCGCGCACCTTCAAGCTGTCCGCCTCGATCGACCTGTGA
- the manD gene encoding D-mannonate dehydratase ManD, translating into MPKIVSARVIVTCPGRNFVTLRIECDDGTTGLGDATLNGRELSVASYLTDHVIPCLIGRDAHRIEDIWQYLYKGAYWRRGPVTMTAIAAVDMALWDIKGKVAGLPVYQLLGGAVRDGCMVYAHANGTSIEDTIAEAIRHRDRGYRAIRLQCGVPGLASTYGVAKAGQRYEPADGDLPTEAVWSTEKYMRIVPQLFAAAREALGWDIHLLHDIHHRLTPIEAGRLGRDLEPYRPFWLEDATPAENQDAFRLIRQHTTAPLAVGEVFNSIWDCKTLIETQSIDYIRATIVHAGGITHLRRIAALAELYQVRTGCHGATDLSPVTMAAALHFGLSVPNFGIQEHMPHTAETDAVFPHGYRFADGMMHPGDAPGLGVDIDEDLAATYEYKRAFLPVNRLEDGTLWSW; encoded by the coding sequence ATGCCGAAGATCGTCTCCGCCCGCGTCATCGTCACCTGTCCGGGCCGCAATTTCGTCACGCTCCGCATCGAATGCGACGACGGCACCACCGGCCTCGGCGACGCGACGCTGAACGGCCGCGAACTGTCCGTCGCCAGCTACCTGACCGACCATGTCATCCCCTGCCTGATCGGCCGCGACGCCCACCGGATCGAGGATATCTGGCAATATCTCTACAAGGGCGCCTATTGGCGCCGCGGCCCGGTGACGATGACCGCGATCGCCGCGGTCGACATGGCGCTGTGGGACATCAAGGGCAAGGTTGCGGGCCTGCCCGTCTACCAGCTTCTCGGGGGCGCGGTGCGCGACGGCTGCATGGTCTATGCCCATGCCAACGGCACCAGCATCGAGGACACCATCGCCGAGGCGATCCGCCACCGCGACCGGGGATACCGGGCGATCCGCCTGCAATGCGGCGTGCCGGGCCTTGCCTCCACCTACGGCGTCGCCAAGGCGGGCCAGCGCTACGAGCCGGCCGATGGCGACCTGCCGACCGAGGCGGTGTGGTCGACCGAGAAATATATGCGCATCGTGCCGCAACTGTTCGCCGCCGCCCGCGAGGCGCTGGGCTGGGACATCCATCTGCTGCACGACATCCATCACCGCCTTACCCCGATCGAGGCGGGGCGGCTGGGCCGCGATCTGGAGCCCTATCGCCCCTTCTGGCTGGAGGATGCGACGCCGGCGGAGAACCAGGACGCGTTCCGCCTGATCCGCCAGCACACCACCGCGCCGCTCGCGGTGGGCGAGGTCTTCAATTCGATCTGGGACTGCAAGACGCTGATCGAGACGCAGTCGATCGATTATATCCGTGCCACCATCGTCCATGCCGGCGGGATCACGCACTTGCGCCGCATCGCCGCGTTGGCCGAGCTGTATCAGGTCCGCACCGGCTGCCACGGCGCCACCGACCTGTCGCCGGTGACGATGGCCGCCGCGCTGCATTTCGGCCTGTCGGTGCCCAATTTCGGTATTCAGGAACACATGCCCCACACCGCCGAGACCGATGCGGTCTTTCCCCATGGCTACCGCTTCGCAGACGGCATGATGCATCCGGGCGACGCGCCGGGGCTGGGCGTGGACATCGACGAGGATCTGGCGGCGACGTACGAATACAAGCGCGCCTTCCTGCCCGTAAACCGACTGGAGGACGGCACGCTATGGAGCTGGTGA